The following proteins are co-located in the Desulfatitalea tepidiphila genome:
- a CDS encoding ArsR/SmtB family transcription factor produces the protein MRDFIKVMKALSDPNRVKMIKLLQRRVMCVCEIQAALGLAQSTASKHLKILEEAGLITYAKEGLWVNYRLADGGMNPYVSSLLGNLRHWLEEDPQVAALVARLPEIRRETICGT, from the coding sequence ATGCGCGATTTCATCAAAGTCATGAAGGCCCTCTCCGATCCCAATCGGGTGAAGATGATCAAACTGCTCCAGCGCCGGGTCATGTGCGTCTGCGAGATCCAGGCGGCCCTGGGCCTGGCCCAGTCCACCGCCAGCAAACATTTGAAGATCCTGGAGGAGGCCGGCCTGATCACCTATGCCAAAGAGGGACTGTGGGTCAACTACCGTTTGGCCGACGGCGGCATGAATCCCTACGTATCGAGCCTGCTCGGAAACCTGCGCCACTGGCTTGAAGAGGACCCCCAGGTGGCCGCCCTGGTGGCCCGCCTGCCCGAAATCCGGCGGGAAACCATTTGCGGCACATAA
- a CDS encoding hybrid sensor histidine kinase/response regulator, whose product MKSPWPLRRYLSLQFVLIAGLPLVMVALLVWLILTPKIRVHIGMQHQAIARAIAGQISAHLMGGQRQLTALADYLRIRGIATPANVITLLDAQCGEGELFETIYITSGQDETIRLVGLSRAGRSRRDDLMGLDLSGRDIVNSARTAGKAFWSETFLSTASSRQAVALAIPMTEHVIIGEITLGQIARFIGHIPAGAGLLTIVLDCKGRIVADSQNQMEGQQFDLTRLPPDLRHSAEAGGTDFSAATFELDGRKLLGTVVAIESLGWKVLVAQSSERAYAPLRAAIFLIGLVLVVALFLSFALAWARAGNLSQIFRRYTELSKSIAHGHYDLTWPPSKTLEFQNLVENLDYMARTISRRERQLVAAETHMRITLDSIGDAVIATDAEGLVTRMNPMAAKLTAWPVDEAVGQPLDRVFRIVNALTGETMANPVEKVLAKGEIIGLANDTVLIAKDGRRYQIADSGAPIRHSDGTIVGVVLVFRDVTESYDRERKIRQNEKLLKDLTANVPGVVYQFRSTRDHIYENVFVSVKATEIFGLDANPKTFHEHFHTRIPHEDKRRFLTSIEEAVDMVEPWHYEGRFIKPDGEEIWFSAHATPHEIGNEIVFYGVLMDITRRKQLEASQRIARFCFEKASIGIFLMGEQGQIRDVNEQACRSLGYTREELCHMTVFDIDPRIRPDQVEPLQAVGQLTFETLHRHKDGHVIPVQIESNVLVFEGQAFHMAFVQDISDRKRAESEAKRLEAALLQAQKMEAIGTLAGGIAHDFNNILAGVIGFAELSLWKIAPDSPVYQNLRKILAAGLRARDLVEQILTFSRQDERRLQPLQIAPLVKEALKLIRSSLPATIEISTQIAEDLSSTMADPTQIHRIIMNLCTNAAHAMEDKGGHLDVTLTQVKLSNRDVHLHPGLQPGDYVKLSVQDTGTGISSENIPKIYDPYFTTKPKGKGTGLGLSLVHGIVKGYGGAINVYSEPGVGTTFNIYLPAIEGHVDVPSQGQQTLPGGHEHILLVDDEPILVDVWRQILENLGYRVTTAASGPAALELFRDSSDTIDLVLTDMTMPKMTGDRLAIELLKIRPDLPIILCTGYSASISAERARQIGIKAFVQKPIVEADLANIIREVLAVSCPAT is encoded by the coding sequence ATGAAATCCCCCTGGCCCCTGAGGCGTTATCTCTCGCTGCAATTCGTCCTGATCGCCGGCCTGCCGCTGGTCATGGTCGCTTTGCTGGTATGGCTTATCTTGACACCGAAGATCCGCGTCCATATCGGCATGCAACACCAGGCGATCGCCCGGGCCATTGCCGGACAGATCTCCGCCCACCTCATGGGGGGGCAGCGGCAGTTGACCGCCCTGGCTGATTACTTGAGAATCCGGGGCATCGCCACACCGGCCAACGTGATCACCCTGCTCGACGCCCAGTGCGGCGAGGGCGAGCTCTTCGAAACCATTTACATCACATCCGGACAGGATGAAACCATTCGCCTGGTCGGACTCTCGCGCGCCGGCCGATCACGGCGGGACGACCTGATGGGCCTGGACCTGTCCGGCCGCGACATCGTGAACAGCGCACGCACTGCCGGCAAAGCCTTCTGGTCGGAGACGTTTCTTTCCACGGCCAGCAGCCGGCAGGCGGTGGCCCTGGCCATACCCATGACCGAACACGTGATCATCGGCGAGATCACCCTCGGCCAGATCGCCCGTTTCATCGGCCACATCCCGGCCGGTGCCGGCCTGCTGACCATCGTGCTGGACTGCAAGGGCCGGATCGTCGCCGACTCCCAGAACCAGATGGAAGGCCAACAATTCGACCTCACGCGCCTGCCGCCCGACTTGCGGCACAGTGCCGAAGCGGGTGGAACCGACTTCAGTGCGGCCACTTTCGAACTCGACGGCCGGAAGCTTCTCGGCACCGTGGTGGCCATCGAATCGCTGGGATGGAAGGTGCTGGTGGCCCAGTCGTCTGAACGCGCCTATGCGCCCCTGCGGGCGGCGATCTTCCTCATCGGCCTGGTGCTGGTGGTCGCCCTCTTCCTCTCTTTTGCCCTGGCGTGGGCACGCGCGGGCAATCTCTCCCAAATATTTCGGCGATACACGGAATTGTCCAAATCCATCGCTCACGGCCATTACGACTTGACATGGCCGCCGTCCAAGACCCTGGAATTCCAGAACCTGGTGGAGAATCTCGATTACATGGCCCGTACCATCAGCCGGCGGGAGCGTCAGCTCGTGGCTGCCGAAACCCACATGCGCATCACCCTGGATTCCATCGGGGACGCCGTCATCGCCACCGATGCCGAGGGCCTGGTCACCCGCATGAATCCCATGGCTGCGAAATTGACCGCCTGGCCGGTCGACGAAGCGGTCGGGCAACCGCTTGACCGGGTGTTTCGCATCGTCAACGCGCTCACCGGTGAGACGATGGCCAACCCGGTGGAAAAAGTTTTGGCCAAGGGTGAGATTATCGGCCTGGCCAACGACACCGTACTGATCGCCAAAGACGGCCGAAGGTACCAGATCGCCGACAGCGGCGCCCCCATACGCCATTCGGATGGGACGATCGTGGGCGTGGTGCTGGTATTTCGGGATGTGACCGAAAGCTATGACCGGGAACGAAAGATCCGGCAGAACGAAAAACTGCTCAAGGACCTCACCGCCAATGTTCCCGGGGTGGTCTACCAGTTTCGCAGCACCCGAGATCATATCTATGAAAATGTCTTTGTCAGCGTGAAAGCCACCGAAATATTCGGACTCGACGCCAACCCGAAGACTTTTCACGAGCATTTTCATACCCGGATCCCCCACGAAGATAAGAGGCGTTTCCTCACGTCGATCGAAGAAGCCGTGGATATGGTCGAACCATGGCATTATGAAGGACGGTTCATCAAGCCGGATGGCGAAGAGATCTGGTTCTCCGCACATGCCACACCCCATGAGATCGGCAATGAGATCGTCTTCTACGGGGTCCTGATGGACATCACCCGGCGCAAGCAGTTGGAAGCGTCCCAGCGCATCGCCCGTTTCTGCTTCGAAAAGGCATCCATCGGCATTTTCCTCATGGGTGAACAGGGCCAGATCCGCGATGTCAACGAACAGGCCTGCCGCAGCCTGGGATATACGCGTGAAGAGCTTTGCCACATGACGGTATTCGATATCGACCCAAGAATCCGGCCCGACCAGGTCGAACCCTTGCAGGCAGTGGGCCAGCTCACCTTCGAAACCTTGCACCGCCACAAGGACGGCCATGTCATTCCGGTACAGATCGAGAGCAACGTCCTGGTGTTCGAGGGCCAGGCGTTCCACATGGCCTTCGTGCAGGATATCAGCGACCGTAAGCGTGCCGAATCAGAGGCCAAACGCCTGGAAGCCGCTCTGCTCCAAGCCCAGAAAATGGAAGCCATCGGGACCCTGGCCGGCGGCATCGCCCATGACTTCAACAACATTCTGGCCGGCGTGATCGGTTTTGCGGAGTTGTCGCTGTGGAAGATCGCTCCGGATTCCCCGGTCTACCAGAACCTCAGGAAGATCCTTGCCGCCGGGTTGCGCGCCCGGGACCTGGTCGAACAAATCCTTACCTTCAGCCGGCAGGATGAGCGGCGGCTGCAACCCCTGCAGATCGCCCCCCTGGTCAAGGAAGCACTCAAGTTGATTCGCTCGTCGCTACCCGCGACCATCGAGATATCCACCCAAATCGCCGAGGATCTGTCCAGCACGATGGCCGACCCGACCCAGATTCACCGGATCATCATGAATTTGTGCACCAATGCCGCCCATGCCATGGAAGACAAAGGCGGGCATCTCGATGTGACATTGACGCAAGTCAAACTCTCGAACCGGGACGTGCATCTGCATCCGGGGCTCCAACCCGGCGACTATGTAAAACTGAGCGTACAGGACACCGGCACCGGCATCTCTTCGGAAAATATCCCCAAAATATATGACCCTTACTTCACCACGAAACCCAAGGGCAAAGGCACCGGCCTGGGCCTGTCCTTAGTACACGGCATCGTCAAGGGGTATGGCGGCGCCATCAACGTATACAGCGAACCCGGCGTCGGCACGACATTCAATATCTACCTGCCGGCCATTGAAGGGCACGTCGATGTCCCATCCCAGGGGCAGCAGACCCTGCCCGGCGGCCATGAGCATATCCTGCTGGTGGACGACGAACCGATCCTGGTCGATGTCTGGCGTCAAATACTGGAAAATCTGGGCTACCGCGTCACCACGGCCGCAAGCGGTCCTGCGGCCTTGGAACTGTTTCGCGATTCATCGGATACCATCGACCTGGTATTGACCGACATGACCATGCCCAAGATGACCGGCGATCGCCTGGCCATCGAACTGCTCAAGATCCGGCCCGATCTTCCCATCATTTTGTGCACCGGATACAGTGCCAGCATATCCGCCGAGAGGGCCAGGCAAATCGGCATCAAGGCCTTTGTTCAGAAACCCATCGTGGAGGCCGACCTGGCCAACATCATTCGAGAGGTGCTGGCCGTATCCTGCCCGGCGACCTAA
- a CDS encoding ABC transporter substrate-binding protein, with protein MKEIARSRKCLGPCTLAVVAVVLLLAACESKEPLQIGFVAGTLGRVADLGVTGLDAAQLAVEKCNQEGGIRGRPVQLIAKDDHQDPDTARKVVRELIAAGVLAVIGPMTSDMAVAVAPLLNEARLVTVSPTATTEELSGLDDFFFRVTSTTRAFANKSAHYHIQNGTMRRIAAAYDTGNRSFGEKWLYNFRAAFTASDRAVIHTIGFNTNQPATFLQIARDLLAAEPDGILIVANSMDSALLCQQIRKLDTAVPITLADWGATERLLELGGKAVEGVTVVQTFDRDSEAPGYKAFRQAFLERYRREPGFPGVNTYDALQVVLTALKAQKRGTGLKETILTLRRFAGLQGEFEFDPFGDVDRKEASISVVRNQSFVVLE; from the coding sequence ATGAAAGAGATCGCCCGTTCAAGGAAATGCTTGGGGCCATGTACTTTGGCAGTGGTTGCCGTTGTCCTGTTGCTGGCTGCATGCGAGTCAAAAGAACCTCTCCAGATTGGATTTGTCGCAGGCACCTTGGGCCGCGTGGCCGATCTTGGCGTGACCGGACTGGATGCGGCCCAATTGGCCGTAGAGAAGTGCAATCAAGAGGGCGGCATCCGGGGCCGGCCGGTCCAACTGATCGCCAAAGATGATCACCAGGATCCCGATACCGCCCGGAAGGTGGTGCGGGAACTCATTGCAGCGGGCGTACTGGCCGTGATCGGGCCCATGACCAGCGACATGGCCGTGGCCGTGGCCCCCCTTTTGAATGAAGCCCGGCTCGTCACGGTGAGCCCGACGGCGACCACCGAAGAACTTTCAGGCCTCGACGATTTCTTTTTCCGGGTCACCTCCACGACCCGCGCCTTCGCCAACAAAAGCGCACACTATCACATCCAGAACGGCACCATGCGGCGCATCGCGGCCGCCTACGATACGGGCAACCGTTCGTTTGGTGAAAAATGGCTCTACAATTTCAGGGCCGCGTTCACCGCCTCGGACAGAGCGGTGATCCACACCATCGGTTTCAATACCAACCAGCCCGCCACCTTTTTACAGATTGCCCGCGACCTGCTGGCCGCCGAACCCGACGGCATCCTCATCGTCGCCAATTCCATGGATTCCGCGCTGCTGTGCCAGCAGATCCGCAAGCTCGATACGGCCGTGCCCATCACCCTCGCCGATTGGGGCGCCACCGAACGGCTGCTCGAACTGGGCGGCAAGGCGGTCGAGGGGGTGACCGTTGTGCAGACCTTCGACCGCGACAGCGAGGCCCCCGGATACAAGGCCTTTCGCCAGGCTTTCCTCGAACGCTATCGCAGGGAACCCGGATTCCCGGGAGTGAACACCTATGATGCCCTGCAAGTGGTATTGACCGCCTTGAAGGCGCAGAAAAGGGGAACCGGTCTGAAAGAGACCATCCTCACCTTACGGCGATTCGCCGGATTGCAGGGCGAATTTGAATTCGATCCGTTCGGCGATGTGGACCGGAAGGAAGCCTCCATCAGTGTGGTCCGCAACCAGTCGTTTGTCGTTCTGGAGTGA
- a CDS encoding phosphate-starvation-inducible PsiE family protein, with product MGGFLRKFEHAVIVSLIGMMIVVVLISTVELAYLIVKDIISPPFFWLEIDELLDIFGFFLLILIGVELLETIKAYLADKVVHSEVVLEVALIAIARKVIILDVKEYSGLTIVGIAALIVAMGLAYYLMKRCLDQRRGDRTAP from the coding sequence ATGGGCGGGTTTTTGAGAAAATTCGAGCATGCCGTCATTGTCTCCCTGATCGGGATGATGATCGTCGTGGTGCTGATATCGACGGTCGAACTGGCTTACCTGATCGTCAAAGATATCATTTCACCGCCGTTCTTCTGGCTGGAAATCGATGAGCTGTTGGACATATTCGGATTTTTCCTGTTGATTCTCATCGGGGTGGAGCTGCTCGAAACCATCAAGGCCTATCTGGCCGACAAGGTGGTCCATTCCGAAGTGGTGCTGGAGGTGGCCCTGATCGCCATCGCCCGCAAGGTCATCATCCTGGACGTCAAGGAGTATTCAGGCCTGACCATTGTGGGTATAGCCGCCCTGATCGTTGCCATGGGATTGGCCTACTACCTGATGAAGCGGTGCCTGGACCAGCGCAGAGGGGATCGAACGGCCCCGTAA
- a CDS encoding putative Na+/H+ antiporter produces MNSVLSRSKCGMVVFCLLLEVILWAGAAWAAAPAEGVVDFPPALDSYGDQDMTSILEILKHRIRQQPFNLVATLIFFCAIVHTFLSSKFMQVAHKWEHEHEEKIRQGRADKYSVHHGAELFHFFGEVEVVFGLWAAVLVIAVVSFFDWQTTVYYIGYRVNYVEPMFVVTIMILAATRPILKLAEAMMQKIANLLGGTLIAWWFTVLTLGPTLGSLITEPAAMTISALLLSTKFYSLKPSTGFKYATLGLLFVNISVGGTLTNFAAPPVLMVAGPWDWSTLFMLTHFGWKELIGMLLSNGIYYLIFRKELNGMQHDFAVEELKHGIQKELIKRTDLEAEFDKIRPMVTQEIDFGKTVGSKTKEVIDNVKIRLEASYLPGLQGKGVDPELVKEAFDKRFDEIKLKKLREFFPGLLPREQRAEFFDPDWDERDDPVPTWVTVGHVLFMAWTIFNAHHPTLFVPGLFFFLGFAQVTLPFQNRIDLRPPLLVGFFLGGLVIHGGLQGWWIEPVLGRLGEIPLMVAATILTAFNDNAAITYLCTLVPAFPDGCKYAVVAGAVAGGGLTVIANAPNPAGQSLLKKHFDDAVSPIGLLKGALLPTVILWLCFALFR; encoded by the coding sequence ATGAACAGCGTGTTGAGCCGATCCAAATGTGGGATGGTTGTTTTTTGCCTGTTGCTTGAAGTGATCCTCTGGGCCGGCGCGGCCTGGGCCGCGGCACCGGCCGAAGGTGTCGTGGATTTCCCTCCCGCCCTGGACAGTTACGGCGATCAGGACATGACGAGTATCCTGGAGATTCTCAAACACCGTATCCGGCAGCAGCCGTTCAACCTGGTGGCCACCCTCATCTTCTTCTGTGCCATCGTTCACACGTTTTTGAGCAGCAAGTTCATGCAGGTGGCCCACAAATGGGAGCATGAACACGAGGAGAAAATCCGGCAGGGCCGTGCCGATAAGTACTCGGTCCACCACGGTGCCGAACTGTTCCACTTCTTCGGCGAGGTGGAGGTGGTGTTCGGTCTGTGGGCCGCGGTTCTCGTGATCGCCGTCGTCTCTTTTTTCGATTGGCAGACCACGGTCTATTATATCGGTTACCGGGTGAACTATGTGGAGCCGATGTTTGTCGTCACCATCATGATCCTGGCGGCCACCCGTCCCATTCTCAAGCTGGCCGAGGCGATGATGCAGAAGATCGCCAACCTGTTGGGCGGCACTCTCATTGCATGGTGGTTTACGGTCCTGACGCTGGGCCCCACCCTGGGTTCGCTCATCACCGAACCGGCCGCCATGACCATCTCCGCGTTACTTCTCAGCACCAAGTTTTACTCTTTGAAGCCGAGTACGGGCTTCAAATACGCCACGCTGGGTCTTCTGTTCGTCAACATCTCGGTGGGCGGGACCTTGACGAATTTCGCGGCGCCTCCGGTATTGATGGTCGCCGGCCCGTGGGATTGGAGCACGCTCTTCATGCTGACCCATTTCGGTTGGAAGGAGCTGATTGGCATGCTTCTGAGCAACGGCATCTATTATCTTATCTTCCGCAAGGAACTGAACGGCATGCAACATGACTTTGCGGTGGAGGAGCTCAAGCACGGGATCCAGAAGGAGTTGATCAAACGTACCGATCTGGAGGCCGAATTCGACAAAATCAGGCCCATGGTCACCCAGGAGATCGATTTCGGCAAGACAGTGGGAAGCAAGACCAAGGAGGTCATCGACAATGTGAAGATCCGTTTGGAAGCGTCCTATCTGCCCGGTCTTCAAGGCAAGGGTGTGGACCCCGAATTGGTCAAAGAGGCTTTTGACAAGCGGTTCGATGAAATCAAGCTCAAGAAGCTGCGCGAATTCTTTCCCGGACTGCTGCCCAGGGAGCAGCGGGCCGAATTTTTCGATCCCGACTGGGACGAGCGCGACGATCCGGTGCCGACCTGGGTCACTGTCGGACATGTCCTGTTCATGGCCTGGACCATCTTCAATGCCCACCATCCCACGCTGTTCGTGCCGGGCCTTTTCTTCTTTCTCGGCTTCGCCCAGGTGACGCTGCCTTTCCAGAATCGCATCGATTTGAGGCCGCCGCTGCTGGTCGGTTTTTTCCTCGGTGGCCTGGTGATTCACGGCGGATTGCAAGGCTGGTGGATCGAGCCGGTGCTGGGCAGACTCGGGGAAATACCGCTGATGGTGGCGGCGACCATCCTGACCGCGTTTAACGACAATGCCGCGATCACCTATCTGTGTACCCTGGTACCGGCATTCCCGGACGGATGCAAATACGCGGTGGTGGCCGGAGCGGTGGCCGGGGGCGGGTTGACCGTGATTGCCAACGCGCCCAACCCGGCCGGCCAGTCCCTGCTGAAGAAGCACTTCGACGATGCCGTCTCACCGATAGGACTGCTCAAGGGCGCCTTGCTGCCCACCGTCATTCTGTGGCTTTGCTTTGCGCTGTTCCGATAG
- a CDS encoding acetate--CoA ligase family protein: METFFNPRSVAVAGASQKENLGNHVVKNLKAGFDGDIYPINPNYDEIEGLRCFPSIDAIPGHVDLAIVLVPAKAVPAVLEACARKGARRVIIESAGFSETGDAGRTLQARCDEIARQNQIRLWGPNCMGIVDVPRQYFFTFMHPRIRTSGLLPGRISLIVQSGMMSAVFLAELARKGIGVAKACSIGNRADVDECDLLAYLEKDADTDVIALYLESIPRGRRFAELAAASTKPIVLLKGGQSVAGAQAAMSHTSSLSGNSRLAIGVLSGAGVVMADSVFQMMDMAHTLTAIPTLNPACRIAIMTLSGGAGILACDALARSGLTIATLSAETKKKLEAVFPPWMPPANPIDLFPAVSVRGRTVAFMDSLSAVLEDPQIDAVVIHFVAGLDEAMSEHLANLKERADQAGKTVLFWLMGLAEAKRRFRESARSAGIAVHSDGTRLAECLAAVAHFNAHRKRAGDEAEYRLPPIPEARRLELPDATKILDEFDSKRLLDEWRIPVVQEQIAATPEAAWAFAEQVGLPVVLKGLAPDKAHKTEHGLVKLGISDRPRLFEMFARLQTQLGGKGRILVQQQVSYDYELIAGFLQDAQFGPCVMFGLGGILAELQPDVMFALAPLTETKAVQLVRSLRNRRLLQGFRGMTPLDEVATAQLLVQLAELGAAHPQIQQIDINPLVVKNGVPLAVDANIVLEQMTGARGLSEQRKAKPQNDGGQQGALEQSYR; the protein is encoded by the coding sequence ATGGAGACCTTTTTCAATCCGCGATCGGTGGCCGTGGCCGGCGCCAGTCAGAAAGAGAACCTGGGCAACCATGTGGTGAAAAACCTCAAGGCCGGTTTCGATGGGGATATCTATCCGATCAACCCCAACTATGACGAAATTGAAGGGCTGCGCTGCTTTCCATCCATCGACGCCATCCCCGGCCATGTGGACCTGGCTATCGTGCTGGTACCGGCCAAGGCCGTGCCCGCCGTACTGGAAGCGTGCGCCCGGAAAGGCGCGCGCCGGGTGATCATCGAAAGCGCCGGTTTTTCCGAAACCGGCGACGCGGGCCGCACCCTGCAGGCCCGATGCGACGAGATCGCCCGGCAAAACCAAATCCGATTGTGGGGCCCCAATTGCATGGGGATCGTCGACGTTCCCAGGCAGTACTTCTTTACCTTCATGCATCCGCGTATCCGCACGTCGGGACTTTTGCCCGGGCGTATCTCGCTCATCGTGCAGAGCGGTATGATGTCCGCTGTATTCCTGGCCGAACTCGCCCGCAAGGGCATCGGCGTGGCCAAAGCCTGTTCCATCGGCAACCGCGCCGACGTGGACGAATGCGATCTGTTGGCATACCTGGAAAAGGACGCCGACACCGATGTCATCGCGCTCTACCTCGAATCGATCCCCCGCGGCCGGCGCTTCGCTGAACTGGCCGCGGCCTCGACCAAGCCCATCGTGCTGCTCAAAGGGGGCCAGAGCGTAGCGGGCGCCCAGGCGGCCATGAGTCACACCAGCAGCCTGTCGGGCAACTCGCGCCTGGCGATCGGCGTGCTGTCCGGCGCCGGTGTCGTCATGGCCGACAGCGTTTTCCAGATGATGGACATGGCCCACACCCTGACCGCCATTCCCACGCTCAACCCGGCCTGCCGCATCGCCATCATGACCTTGAGCGGCGGGGCCGGCATTCTGGCCTGCGATGCCCTGGCGCGCAGCGGCCTGACCATCGCCACCCTCTCCGCGGAGACGAAAAAGAAGCTGGAGGCGGTTTTTCCACCCTGGATGCCGCCGGCCAATCCCATCGACCTCTTTCCCGCCGTATCCGTGCGCGGCCGCACCGTCGCGTTCATGGATTCGCTCTCGGCCGTCCTGGAAGATCCGCAAATCGATGCGGTAGTCATCCATTTTGTCGCCGGCCTCGACGAGGCCATGTCCGAACATCTGGCGAATCTGAAAGAGCGGGCCGATCAAGCGGGCAAAACGGTCCTCTTCTGGCTCATGGGCCTGGCCGAAGCCAAACGCCGGTTCAGGGAAAGCGCACGGTCCGCAGGCATCGCCGTTCATTCGGACGGCACCCGGCTGGCCGAATGTCTGGCGGCCGTCGCCCATTTCAATGCCCACCGGAAACGCGCCGGGGACGAAGCCGAATACCGGTTGCCGCCGATTCCCGAGGCTAGGCGCCTGGAACTGCCCGACGCGACGAAGATCCTCGATGAATTCGACAGCAAACGCCTTCTCGATGAATGGCGCATACCGGTGGTCCAAGAGCAGATCGCCGCAACACCCGAGGCAGCGTGGGCCTTTGCCGAACAGGTGGGACTGCCGGTGGTGCTCAAAGGGCTGGCCCCGGACAAAGCGCACAAGACCGAACACGGCCTCGTCAAATTGGGCATTTCGGACCGGCCCCGGCTATTCGAAATGTTTGCCCGACTCCAGACGCAACTGGGCGGCAAAGGCCGCATCCTGGTCCAGCAGCAGGTTTCGTATGACTACGAATTGATCGCCGGTTTTCTCCAGGACGCGCAATTCGGTCCGTGCGTCATGTTCGGGCTGGGCGGCATCCTGGCCGAACTGCAACCGGATGTGATGTTCGCCCTGGCGCCGCTCACCGAAACCAAAGCCGTCCAGCTCGTCCGCAGCCTGCGGAATCGGCGATTGCTGCAAGGGTTTCGCGGTATGACGCCCCTGGATGAGGTCGCCACGGCCCAATTGCTGGTTCAACTGGCAGAACTCGGAGCGGCCCATCCTCAAATTCAGCAGATCGACATCAACCCCCTGGTGGTCAAAAATGGAGTGCCCCTGGCCGTGGACGCCAATATTGTGCTCGAGCAAATGACTGGAGCGCGCGGCCTATCGGAACAGCGCAAAGCAAAGCCACAGAATGACGGTGGGCAGCAAGGCGCCCTTGAGCAGTCCTATCGGTGA